The stretch of DNA TCTGTTGGGGGAGCGGCTTTGTCTTGGTCCGGCCTTGTAGCTGGCCTTTCCTTCCCACCACGAGACTCCTGACCAGCCCTATTGCTATCATCATTACCACCAGGATATGTTTGACGGTCAGGATCTTAGAGTAGGTATTGCCCATACGAAAGAGGCCCTCAAAAGCCGGGTTATGCTTGGCCAGGAACACTCCACTGAGTATGAGCACCACCATACTCACGTACACAAGTTTAGTCAGCCGCCGCTGAAAAATATCCATGAACTTCTTCATCTCGGCGCCTGGCCCCAGTAGCGTCCTGGCTACAGGCACTAGGATAATGCCGGTCGTAAACAAGCCTCCGAACCAGATGACGGTAGCCAGGTCGTGCAGAAATTTCATCAGCCCATATACCGGTATCATACCCCTTCCTCCTTTGTTGCCGTCCTGTCTGAATGAGACTTCATTGAACACCAAACTGGAGCCAGCCGGGACAGCGCAGAACTCAACCCGGCTTCAGCTGTAGGGCAAGCGCTCGCCAAAGCGGCCGAAGCAGCGGAGTTAATTATGACTATCCTGGCAAGGCTCTTCATACGCAGCCAGAAATTTGTCCAGCCGGGAGCGGTTGGCCTTAATGGTACGAACCCAGTCCTTTAAGAGGGCCTGGCCCGCTTCCGTCAGTTCGTACACCCGCTTCGGGGGACCTTGGGAACCCTCTTCCCACACCGATACAACCATCCCCTGCTCTTCCAAATGGCGAAGGGTCCGGTAAAGAGTCGCCATATCCGCGGAAGTACCTTCAAACCCGAAAGCCTTGAGCTTTTCCATTAGTTCATACCC from Clostridia bacterium encodes:
- a CDS encoding CopD family protein, giving the protein MIPVYGLMKFLHDLATVIWFGGLFTTGIILVPVARTLLGPGAEMKKFMDIFQRRLTKLVYVSMVVLILSGVFLAKHNPAFEGLFRMGNTYSKILTVKHILVVMMIAIGLVRSLVVGRKGQLQGRTKTKPLPQQ
- a CDS encoding helix-turn-helix transcriptional regulator, with amino-acid sequence MERFMEPCLLLFLREERAHGYELMEKLKAFGFEGTSADMATLYRTLRHLEEQGMVVSVWEEGSQGPPKRVYELTEAGQALLKDWVRTIKANRSRLDKFLAAYEEPCQDSHN